A stretch of Lathyrus oleraceus cultivar Zhongwan6 chromosome 6, CAAS_Psat_ZW6_1.0, whole genome shotgun sequence DNA encodes these proteins:
- the LOC127097075 gene encoding protein LIGHT-DEPENDENT SHORT HYPOCOTYLS 4, producing the protein MDSIQDFMDSCNSDNSCSLTNSTITTNNTNNINHNNNNNALICSSSPSGSTATSSRYENQKRRDWNTFGQYLKNHRPPLSLSRCSGAHVLEFLRYLDQFGKTKVHTPICPFYGHPNPPAPCPCPLRQAWGSLDALIGRLRAAFEENGGKPDTNPFGARAVRLYLREVRDLQSKARGISYEKKKRKRPPPQQQHQQQQQHQPLQQLPMQLPLHLCHHQHQLPPPGATQ; encoded by the exons ATGGATTCAATTCAAGATTTTATGGACTCATGTAACTCTGACAACAGTTGCAGCCTCACCAACAGCACCATCACCACCAACAACACCAACAACatcaaccacaacaacaacaacaacgcctTAATCTGCAGCTCTTCTCCTTCTGGTTCTACCGCCACCAGCAGCCGCTATGAGAACCAGAAACGCCGTGACTGGAACACCTTTGGACAGTACCTCAAGAATCACCGCCCTCCTCTCTCCCTCTCCAGATGCAGCGGTGCACATGTTCTTGAATTTCTCCG GTACTTGGATCAATTTGGCAAAACAAAAGTGCACACACCAATTTGTCCATTCTATGGGCACCCAAACCCACCAGCACCATGTCCATGTCCATTAAGACAAGCTTGGGGGAGCCTTGATGCACTGATAGGTCGTTTAAGAGCAGCTTTTGAAGAAAATGGAGGAAAACCAGATACAAATCCATTTGGTGCAAGAGCTGTTAGGCTTTACCTTCGTGAAGTTCGTGATCTTCAATCCAAAGCAAGAGGTATTAGCTatgagaagaagaaaagaaaacGTCCACCACCGCAACAGCAGcatcaacagcaacaacagcatcaaCCGCTTCAACAATTACCAATGCAATTGCCTCTTCATCTTTGTCACCATCAACATCAGCTTCCACCTCCAGGTGCAACTCAATAA